In Citrobacter sp. RHB25-C09, the following proteins share a genomic window:
- the sufE gene encoding cysteine desulfuration protein SufE codes for MAALPDREKLLRNFLRCANWEEKYLYIIELGQRLPELSAEDRRAENSIQGCQSQVWIVMRQNEAGIIELQGDSDAAIVKGLIAIVFILYHQMTAQDIVNFDVRPWFEKMALTQHLTPSRSQGLEAMIRAIRTKLSS; via the coding sequence ATGGCTGCGCTACCGGATAGAGAAAAACTGTTGCGTAATTTTCTACGCTGCGCTAATTGGGAAGAGAAGTACCTTTACATTATTGAGCTGGGCCAACGACTGCCGGAATTATCTGCCGAAGATCGTCGTGCGGAAAACAGCATTCAGGGATGCCAGAGTCAGGTCTGGATTGTGATGCGGCAGAATGAAGCCGGTATTATTGAACTGCAGGGCGACAGCGATGCGGCAATCGTAAAAGGGCTTATCGCAATCGTATTTATTCTGTATCACCAAATGACCGCTCAGGATATCGTAAATTTTGATGTACGGCCGTGGTTTGAAAAAATGGCGCTGACTCAGCACCTCACTCCGTCCCGTTCTCAGGGGCTGGAAGCGATGATTCGCGCGATTCGTACTAAACTAAGCTCATAA
- a CDS encoding L,D-transpeptidase family protein produces the protein MKKRASFMTLMLIGVLPTAWAVDYPLPPEGSRLVGQNQTYTVQPGDKNLQAIARRFDTAAMLILEANNTIAPVPKPGTLVTIPSQLLLPDAPREGVIVNLAELRLYYYPPGENIVQVYPIGIGLQGLETPVMETRIGQKIPNPTWTPTAGIRKRSLERGVTLPPVVPAGPNNPLGSYALRLAHGNGEYLIHGTSQPDSVGLRVSSGCIRMNAPDIKALFAQVRTGTPVKVINEPVKYSVEPNGIRYVEVHRPLSPEEEQNVQTMPYVLPAGFTQFKDSKEVDHGLVDKALYRRAGYPVAVSPGQSPAAVTVPMAQSAQNGSVSGETQTQ, from the coding sequence ATGAAGAAACGTGCGTCTTTTATGACTCTGATGCTTATTGGCGTTTTACCAACTGCCTGGGCGGTTGATTATCCATTACCGCCGGAAGGCAGTCGTCTTGTTGGGCAAAATCAAACCTACACGGTGCAGCCGGGGGATAAAAACCTTCAGGCCATTGCTCGCCGTTTTGATACCGCCGCGATGCTTATTCTTGAAGCAAATAATACCATTGCGCCGGTACCTAAACCGGGCACGTTAGTGACTATCCCGTCGCAACTGTTATTACCGGATGCACCACGAGAAGGGGTCATTGTTAATCTGGCGGAATTAAGACTTTACTATTACCCGCCTGGCGAAAATATCGTTCAGGTTTATCCCATTGGCATTGGTTTGCAAGGGCTGGAAACGCCGGTTATGGAAACCCGAATAGGGCAAAAAATACCGAACCCAACCTGGACGCCAACCGCGGGCATCCGTAAACGCTCGCTTGAACGTGGGGTGACGTTGCCACCGGTTGTGCCCGCAGGACCCAATAACCCCTTAGGCAGCTATGCACTGCGCCTGGCGCACGGTAACGGCGAGTATCTCATCCATGGCACCAGTCAGCCTGATAGCGTGGGTTTGCGCGTCAGCTCCGGTTGTATCCGCATGAACGCGCCGGACATCAAAGCCTTGTTTGCCCAGGTCAGAACGGGAACGCCAGTAAAAGTCATCAATGAGCCGGTAAAATATAGCGTTGAGCCGAACGGGATACGCTATGTGGAAGTCCATCGCCCATTGTCGCCTGAAGAAGAGCAGAACGTGCAGACGATGCCCTATGTCTTGCCGGCAGGCTTCACCCAGTTCAAAGACAGCAAAGAGGTTGATCACGGGCTGGTAGATAAGGCGCTGTACCGTCGGGCGGGCTATCCCGTTGCGGTGTCGCCAGGTCAGTCGCCAGCAGCAGTGACAGTGCCGATGGCGCAGTCCGCGCAGAATGGTTCAGTGAGCGGTGAAACGCAAACGCAATAA
- the lpp gene encoding murein lipoprotein Lpp, with product MNRTKLVLGAVILGSTLLAGCSSNAKIDQLSSDVQTLNAKVDQLSNDVNAMRSDVQAAKDDAARANQRLDNQATKYRK from the coding sequence ATGAATCGTACTAAACTGGTACTGGGCGCGGTAATCCTGGGTTCTACTCTGCTGGCTGGTTGCTCCAGCAACGCTAAAATCGATCAGCTGTCTTCTGACGTTCAGACTCTGAACGCTAAAGTTGACCAGCTGAGCAACGACGTGAACGCAATGCGTTCCGACGTTCAGGCTGCTAAAGACGACGCAGCTCGCGCTAACCAGCGTCTGGACAACCAGGCTACTAAATACCGTAAGTAA
- the pykF gene encoding pyruvate kinase PykF gives MKKTKIVCTIGPKTESEEMLTKMLDAGMNVMRLNFSHGDYAEHGQRIQNLRNVMSKTGKKAAILLDTKGPEIRTIKLEGGNDVSLKAGQTFTFTTDKSVVGNNEIVAVTYEGFTSDLSVGNTVLVDDGLIGMEVTAIEGNKVICKVLNNGDLGENKGVNLPGVSIALPALAEKDKQDLIFGCEQGVDFVAASFIRKRSDVVEIREHLKAHGGENIQIISKIENQEGLNNFDEILEASDGIMVARGDLGVEIPVEEVIFAQKMMIEKCVRARKVVITATQMLDSMIKNPRPTRAEAGDVANAILDGTDAVMLSGESAKGKYPLEAVSIMATICERTDRVMTSRLDYSNDSRKLRITEAVCRGAVETAEKLEAPLIVVATQGGKSARAIRKYFPDATILALTTNETTARQLVLSKGVIPHLVKEIASTDDFYRLGKEVALQLVDRGLAQKGDIVVMVSGALVPSGTTNTASVHVL, from the coding sequence ATGAAAAAGACCAAAATTGTTTGTACTATCGGTCCGAAAACCGAATCTGAAGAGATGTTGACCAAAATGCTCGACGCGGGCATGAACGTGATGCGTCTGAACTTCTCCCACGGCGACTATGCAGAACACGGCCAGCGTATCCAGAACCTGCGCAATGTGATGAGCAAAACCGGCAAAAAAGCCGCTATTCTGCTGGACACCAAAGGTCCGGAAATCCGCACCATCAAACTGGAAGGCGGCAACGACGTCTCCCTGAAAGCGGGCCAGACCTTCACGTTCACGACTGACAAGTCTGTTGTCGGCAATAATGAAATCGTTGCTGTGACCTATGAAGGCTTCACCAGCGATCTGTCCGTTGGCAACACCGTTCTGGTCGACGACGGTTTGATCGGTATGGAAGTTACCGCCATTGAAGGTAACAAAGTTATCTGTAAAGTGCTGAACAACGGCGACCTGGGTGAGAACAAAGGCGTTAACCTGCCGGGCGTTTCCATTGCCCTGCCAGCGCTGGCCGAGAAAGACAAACAAGACCTGATCTTCGGTTGCGAGCAAGGCGTTGACTTCGTTGCTGCGTCATTCATCCGTAAACGTTCTGACGTGGTTGAAATCCGTGAGCACCTGAAAGCGCACGGCGGCGAAAACATCCAGATTATCTCCAAAATCGAAAACCAGGAAGGCCTGAACAACTTCGACGAAATTCTCGAAGCGTCTGACGGCATCATGGTTGCTCGTGGCGACCTGGGTGTTGAAATTCCGGTTGAAGAAGTGATCTTCGCGCAGAAGATGATGATCGAGAAATGTGTTCGCGCACGTAAAGTGGTTATCACCGCGACCCAGATGCTCGACTCCATGATCAAAAACCCGCGTCCGACCCGCGCAGAAGCGGGCGACGTGGCTAACGCCATCCTCGACGGGACTGACGCCGTTATGCTGTCTGGTGAATCCGCAAAAGGTAAATACCCTCTCGAAGCGGTCTCCATCATGGCGACCATTTGCGAGCGTACCGACCGCGTTATGACCAGCCGTCTGGATTACAGCAACGACAGCCGTAAACTGCGCATCACTGAAGCCGTTTGCCGTGGCGCCGTTGAAACCGCGGAAAAACTGGAAGCGCCGCTGATTGTTGTCGCAACCCAGGGCGGTAAATCTGCCCGTGCTATCCGTAAATATTTCCCGGATGCCACTATTCTGGCACTGACCACTAACGAAACGACCGCGCGTCAGCTGGTGCTGAGCAAAGGCGTTATACCGCATCTGGTAAAAGAGATCGCTTCTACAGATGATTTCTACCGTCTGGGTAAAGAAGTTGCCCTGCAGTTAGTTGATCGTGGTCTGGCTCAAAAAGGCGACATCGTGGTCATGGTTTCCGGTGCACTGGTACCGAGCGGTACGACCAACACAGCATCTGTTCACGTCCTGTAA
- a CDS encoding ATP-binding cassette domain-containing protein: MIVLNNISKVFTPGRLSITAVDNVNLTVEQGQIYGIIGYSGAGKSTLIRLLNGLEKPTTGSVTINGQDIAAARGETLRQARLKISMVFQHFNLLWSRTVSENIAFSMQIAGTPKAQIKARVAELIDLVGLTGRENAYPSQLSGGQKQRVGIARALANRPDVLLCDEATSALDPQTTDQILDLLLDINRRFGLTIVLITHEMHVVRKICDRVAVMENGKVVEEGEVLQVFTHPQQPITQQFVRQVSQYVEEEAFNPQLVRELGGTVIKLTFTGHSTHRPIVGELTLRYSLPFNILHGKMTQTAHGVFGQLWLHVVASEEQLDNILADVQSSGIEGEVVRHD; this comes from the coding sequence ATGATTGTCCTCAATAATATTTCGAAAGTGTTTACGCCAGGCAGGCTTTCCATCACTGCCGTTGATAACGTCAATTTGACGGTTGAACAGGGACAAATTTACGGCATTATTGGCTATAGCGGCGCGGGAAAAAGTACCCTGATACGTTTGCTCAACGGACTGGAAAAGCCGACGACGGGAAGTGTGACTATTAATGGGCAGGACATTGCCGCTGCGCGTGGCGAAACGCTGCGCCAGGCACGTCTGAAGATCAGCATGGTCTTTCAGCATTTCAATTTACTCTGGTCACGTACGGTCAGTGAAAATATTGCCTTTTCCATGCAGATTGCCGGGACGCCAAAAGCGCAAATTAAAGCGCGCGTGGCAGAGCTAATTGACCTGGTCGGGCTGACCGGGCGCGAAAATGCCTATCCGTCACAGCTAAGCGGAGGGCAAAAGCAGCGCGTGGGGATCGCTCGCGCACTGGCAAACCGTCCCGATGTGCTGCTGTGTGATGAAGCCACATCGGCGCTTGATCCGCAAACCACCGACCAAATCCTCGATTTACTGCTGGATATCAACCGTCGTTTCGGGCTGACCATTGTCCTTATCACCCATGAAATGCACGTAGTGCGCAAAATTTGCGACCGTGTCGCGGTGATGGAAAACGGTAAGGTGGTCGAAGAGGGTGAAGTGCTCCAGGTTTTTACCCATCCTCAGCAGCCGATCACTCAGCAGTTCGTCCGTCAGGTTAGCCAGTATGTAGAAGAAGAGGCGTTTAATCCGCAACTGGTACGTGAGTTGGGTGGGACGGTCATTAAATTGACCTTTACCGGCCACAGCACACATCGACCCATTGTCGGTGAACTGACCCTGCGCTACAGCCTGCCATTCAATATCCTGCACGGCAAAATGACCCAAACGGCACATGGCGTATTTGGTCAGCTCTGGCTGCACGTGGTGGCGTCTGAAGAGCAACTGGACAATATTTTAGCCGATGTGCAGAGCAGCGGCATTGAGGGCGAGGTGGTTCGTCATGACTGA
- a CDS encoding methionine ABC transporter permease → MTENLFPHLKWDQLLTATQQTLYMTALSGVATFVLGIALGLALFLTARGGLFQNRAVYSVISLVVNIFRSIPFIILIVLLIPFTKALVGTILGADAALPALIVGAAPFYARLVEIALREVDKGVIEATRAMGARFSTLIFRVLLPESSPALVSGITVTLIALVSYSAMAGVIGAGGLGNLAYLEGFQRNHNDVTLVATVTILVIVFIIQFCGDVITSLLDKR, encoded by the coding sequence ATGACTGAGAATCTTTTCCCTCATCTGAAATGGGATCAACTGCTTACAGCCACGCAGCAGACGCTTTACATGACGGCACTCTCCGGTGTGGCAACGTTTGTGCTGGGAATCGCACTGGGGCTGGCGCTCTTTCTGACCGCGCGTGGCGGCCTTTTCCAGAATCGTGCGGTATACAGCGTCATTTCACTGGTGGTGAACATTTTCCGTTCGATTCCGTTCATCATCCTGATTGTTTTATTGATTCCATTTACCAAAGCGCTGGTCGGCACCATTCTCGGCGCGGATGCCGCCTTACCGGCACTGATCGTCGGGGCCGCGCCTTTTTATGCCCGGCTGGTAGAGATTGCCCTGCGTGAGGTCGACAAGGGCGTTATTGAAGCGACGCGCGCTATGGGCGCTCGGTTCAGCACGCTTATCTTTCGGGTTTTATTGCCTGAATCTTCACCCGCTCTGGTGTCCGGTATCACCGTGACGCTGATTGCGCTGGTTAGCTACAGCGCGATGGCGGGCGTGATTGGTGCAGGTGGTTTAGGGAATCTGGCTTATCTGGAAGGATTCCAGCGCAACCACAACGACGTCACGCTGGTGGCGACGGTGACCATTCTGGTCATTGTTTTCATTATCCAGTTCTGCGGCGATGTGATCACTTCTCTGTTAGACAAACGCTAA
- a CDS encoding MetQ/NlpA family ABC transporter substrate-binding protein, with protein sequence MKKTLTLLAAATLSALSFTAWAETLTVGASNVPHAEILEQAKPILAKQGIDLEIKPFQDYILPNTALAGREIDANYFQHIPYLNSVLKDHANDKTYDFVSAGAIHIEPIGIYSKKVKSLKDLPEGGKVIMRDAVSEEGRILSIFEKEGVIKLKPGVDKVSARISDIVENPKKLQFLPNVEAALLPQMYNNDEGDAVVINANYAIDAGLDPVHDPIAVESGENNPYANIITVHRGDEKKKDIVALVDVLHSKEIQEWIRTKYKGAVIPVNN encoded by the coding sequence ATGAAAAAAACACTGACATTACTCGCAGCAGCAACCTTAAGCGCTCTCAGCTTTACCGCATGGGCAGAAACGCTGACCGTCGGCGCTTCGAATGTGCCACATGCCGAAATTCTTGAGCAGGCTAAGCCGATTCTGGCAAAGCAGGGGATCGATCTGGAGATTAAACCGTTCCAGGACTATATCCTGCCAAACACCGCGCTGGCGGGGCGTGAGATCGACGCAAACTATTTTCAGCATATCCCCTACCTCAACAGCGTACTGAAAGATCATGCCAACGATAAAACCTATGATTTTGTCAGCGCGGGCGCAATTCACATTGAGCCCATTGGCATCTATTCGAAAAAGGTGAAGTCGCTGAAGGATTTACCAGAAGGCGGTAAGGTGATCATGCGTGACGCGGTTTCTGAAGAAGGTCGCATCCTGTCAATCTTCGAGAAAGAGGGCGTCATAAAGCTGAAGCCAGGTGTGGATAAAGTCAGTGCGCGCATCAGCGACATTGTCGAAAACCCGAAAAAGCTGCAATTCCTGCCCAATGTTGAAGCGGCGCTGCTTCCGCAAATGTACAACAATGATGAGGGTGACGCGGTAGTGATTAACGCTAACTACGCTATCGATGCGGGTCTCGATCCTGTACACGATCCAATTGCAGTTGAAAGCGGTGAAAACAACCCTTACGCCAACATCATTACTGTCCATCGCGGCGATGAGAAGAAAAAAGATATCGTTGCACTGGTCGACGTTCTCCATTCCAAAGAGATTCAGGAGTGGATCCGTACCAAATATAAAGGCGCCGTCATTCCGGTAAACAACTAA
- the fumD gene encoding fumarate hydratase FumD — protein MGNLTKEDELYREMCRVVGKVVLEMRDLGQEPKHIVIAGVLRAALANQRISRTDIEKQAMETVIKALAG, from the coding sequence ATGGGAAACCTGACAAAAGAAGATGAGTTGTACCGTGAAATGTGCCGGGTCGTGGGGAAGGTCGTGCTTGAGATGCGCGATTTAGGACAGGAGCCGAAACATATCGTCATTGCCGGCGTGTTACGCGCGGCGTTGGCAAATCAGCGAATTTCGCGAACCGATATTGAAAAGCAGGCGATGGAAACCGTCATTAAAGCCCTCGCAGGATAA
- a CDS encoding ferredoxin-like protein, translating into MNQVDRPLLDLGLTRLEFLRISGKGLAGLTIAPALLSLLGCKQEDVDSGTVGLINTPKGVLVTQRARCTGCHRCEISCTNYNDGAVGTFFSRIKIHRHYFFGDNGPGSGGGLYGDLNYTPDTCRQCKDPQCMKVCPIGAITWQQEEGCIAVDHKRCIGCSACTTACPWMMATVNTVTEKSSKCVLCGECANACPTGALKIVEWKDITV; encoded by the coding sequence ATGAATCAGGTTGATCGTCCACTATTAGATTTAGGCTTAACGCGGCTGGAATTCCTGCGTATTTCAGGAAAAGGTCTGGCTGGGTTAACCATCGCGCCCGCATTACTGTCACTGTTGGGCTGTAAGCAAGAAGATGTCGACAGCGGCACCGTTGGGCTAATTAATACGCCGAAAGGGGTGCTGGTCACCCAGCGGGCGCGCTGCACAGGTTGTCATCGCTGCGAAATATCCTGCACAAATTACAATGATGGCGCGGTGGGCACATTCTTTTCCCGCATCAAAATTCATCGCCACTACTTCTTTGGCGACAACGGCCCCGGCTCGGGTGGCGGCCTGTACGGTGACCTGAACTACACACCGGATACCTGTCGTCAGTGCAAAGATCCTCAGTGTATGAAAGTCTGCCCGATTGGGGCCATTACCTGGCAACAGGAAGAGGGTTGCATCGCTGTCGATCATAAACGCTGTATTGGATGCAGTGCGTGTACCACCGCATGTCCATGGATGATGGCTACCGTAAATACGGTAACCGAGAAATCGTCGAAATGCGTGTTATGCGGGGAATGCGCGAATGCCTGCCCGACTGGGGCGTTAAAAATTGTCGAATGGAAAGATATTACTGTTTAA
- a CDS encoding aldehyde ferredoxin oxidoreductase, whose translation MANGWTGNILRVNLTTGSITLEDSSKYKKFIGGMGFGYKIMYDEVPPGTKPFDEGNKLVFATGPLTGSGAPCSSRVNITSLSTFTKGNLVVDAHMGGFFAAQMKFAGYDAIIIEGKAASPVWINIRDDKVTIEKADFLWGKGTRATTEEICRMTTPETCVTAIGQAGENLVPLSCMINSRNHSGGAGTGAVMGSKNLKAIAVEGTKGVNIADRKEMKRLNDYMMTELIGANNNHVVPSTPQAWAEYSSPTSRWTARKGLYWAAAEGGPIETGEIPPGNQNTVGFRTLKSIFDLGPAAEKYTVKMSGCHSCPIRCMSQLNIPRVKDFGVPSTGGNTCVANYVHTTIFPHGPKDFDDKDDGRVVGNLVGINLFDDYGIWCNYGQLHRDFIYCYSKGVFKRVLPAEEYAQIPWDQLEAGDPHFIKDFYYRLAHRVGEFSHLADGSYAIAERWNLGEEYWGYAKNKLWSPYGFPVHHANEASAQVGAITNCMFNRDCMAHTHINFIGSGLPLKLQREVAAELFGSEDAYDETKNYTPINAAKIKYAKWTLLKVCLHNAVTLCNWVWPMTVSPLKSRNYRGDLDLEAKFFQAVTGDETTQASLDLAAERIFTLHRAYTVKLMQTTDMRNEHDLICSWVFDKDPKIPVFTEGTDKMDRDDMKESFTLFYQEMGWHPELGCPTRETLHRLGLEDVAADLAAQNLLPA comes from the coding sequence ATGGCTAACGGTTGGACAGGTAATATTTTACGGGTCAATCTGACAACAGGCAGTATTACCCTGGAAGATTCCAGTAAATATAAGAAATTTATTGGCGGTATGGGTTTCGGCTACAAAATCATGTATGACGAAGTCCCACCCGGCACCAAACCATTTGACGAAGGCAACAAACTGGTATTTGCGACCGGTCCTCTTACGGGGTCAGGCGCGCCATGCAGTTCCCGCGTAAATATCACGTCACTTTCTACTTTCACAAAGGGTAATTTAGTCGTTGATGCGCATATGGGCGGTTTCTTTGCTGCGCAAATGAAATTTGCTGGATATGACGCCATCATTATTGAAGGTAAAGCGGCGTCACCGGTCTGGATAAATATCAGAGACGACAAAGTGACGATCGAAAAAGCCGATTTCTTGTGGGGGAAAGGGACACGAGCCACCACAGAAGAAATTTGCCGAATGACAACGCCAGAAACCTGCGTGACGGCGATTGGTCAGGCGGGAGAAAACCTGGTGCCGCTCTCCTGCATGATAAACAGCCGCAACCACAGCGGCGGTGCAGGTACCGGGGCAGTAATGGGCTCCAAAAACCTGAAGGCGATAGCGGTTGAAGGCACGAAGGGCGTTAACATTGCCGACCGCAAAGAGATGAAGCGTCTCAACGATTACATGATGACCGAACTCATCGGCGCCAATAACAACCACGTTGTCCCCAGCACGCCACAGGCGTGGGCTGAATATTCATCGCCAACGTCGCGCTGGACGGCGCGAAAAGGTTTGTACTGGGCGGCTGCGGAAGGCGGACCGATCGAAACCGGTGAAATCCCGCCAGGCAATCAAAACACTGTCGGGTTTCGCACCCTGAAATCGATATTTGACTTAGGCCCGGCGGCGGAAAAATACACCGTAAAAATGAGCGGCTGTCACTCCTGCCCGATTCGCTGTATGTCGCAGCTCAATATTCCACGAGTGAAAGATTTCGGCGTGCCGAGTACGGGGGGAAATACCTGCGTGGCGAACTATGTTCACACCACCATTTTCCCGCATGGACCAAAGGATTTCGACGACAAGGATGATGGACGCGTGGTCGGAAACCTGGTCGGCATCAACCTGTTTGATGATTACGGCATCTGGTGTAACTACGGTCAGTTGCACCGCGACTTCATCTATTGCTACAGCAAGGGCGTGTTTAAGAGGGTTCTCCCGGCTGAAGAATATGCACAGATCCCCTGGGATCAACTGGAAGCGGGCGATCCGCATTTTATTAAAGACTTCTATTACCGGTTGGCGCATCGCGTCGGTGAATTCAGTCATCTGGCGGACGGTTCATATGCCATTGCCGAACGCTGGAACCTGGGTGAAGAATACTGGGGCTACGCCAAAAATAAACTGTGGTCGCCGTATGGCTTCCCGGTTCACCATGCCAACGAAGCGTCTGCGCAGGTCGGGGCGATTACCAACTGCATGTTCAACCGTGACTGCATGGCCCACACCCATATCAACTTTATCGGCTCCGGTTTACCGCTGAAGCTGCAACGCGAAGTGGCGGCTGAACTGTTTGGCTCAGAAGACGCGTATGACGAAACCAAAAATTATACGCCAATCAATGCGGCCAAAATCAAATACGCCAAATGGACGCTGTTGAAAGTCTGCCTGCATAACGCGGTCACGCTGTGCAACTGGGTCTGGCCAATGACCGTTTCCCCGCTGAAAAGCCGAAACTATCGCGGAGATTTAGATCTGGAAGCGAAGTTTTTCCAGGCTGTTACGGGTGATGAAACTACCCAGGCCAGTCTCGATCTGGCCGCAGAGCGCATCTTCACATTGCACCGTGCCTATACGGTCAAACTAATGCAAACCACCGATATGCGCAACGAACACGATCTCATCTGCTCATGGGTCTTCGATAAAGATCCGAAGATCCCGGTGTTCACCGAAGGGACCGATAAGATGGACCGTGATGATATGAAAGAGTCCTTCACGCTCTTCTATCAGGAGATGGGCTGGCATCCGGAACTGGGTTGTCCAACACGCGAGACGTTACATCGACTCGGTCTTGAAGATGTCGCTGCCGATCTGGCCGCGCAGAATCTGTTGCCGGCGTGA
- a CDS encoding YdhW family putative oxidoreductase system protein — protein MSHPGDEVSHIESDVDLDKRQWLQGGRQHVEDETVPDAPASPVDIMADFIRQHSTSGQLVARALFLLPPYAIEETALSPLLEALISGEAGADIVCVHGSQDDYYFSTQTMTANYADMCVQVVEKDICRAIAQAVRFDCQTYPRPYKVAMLEQSPYGFDPQQIETALAAIETHPDFADIRPVAASNDALYLFSERYMSYGKAYGLCEWLEVEQYQNP, from the coding sequence ATGAGCCATCCTGGGGATGAGGTCAGTCACATTGAATCTGATGTGGACCTGGATAAACGCCAGTGGTTGCAAGGGGGGCGTCAGCACGTTGAGGATGAAACCGTGCCTGACGCCCCGGCAAGCCCCGTTGACATCATGGCGGATTTTATTCGCCAGCACTCAACATCGGGACAACTTGTCGCACGAGCTCTGTTCTTGTTGCCGCCCTATGCCATAGAAGAGACGGCGCTTTCACCGCTGCTTGAAGCCCTTATCAGCGGTGAGGCAGGAGCGGACATCGTGTGTGTGCACGGCTCTCAGGATGATTATTACTTCTCAACCCAAACCATGACAGCGAACTACGCCGATATGTGCGTTCAGGTCGTTGAAAAGGATATATGTCGGGCAATCGCACAGGCGGTGCGTTTCGATTGCCAGACCTATCCGCGTCCTTACAAGGTCGCCATGCTGGAACAATCGCCTTACGGTTTTGATCCGCAGCAGATTGAAACCGCGCTCGCCGCGATTGAAACGCATCCCGACTTTGCAGACATTCGACCTGTGGCGGCGTCTAACGACGCGCTCTACCTGTTTAGCGAGCGGTACATGAGTTACGGCAAGGCTTATGGCCTGTGCGAATGGCTTGAAGTTGAGCAGTATCAGAACCCCTGA
- a CDS encoding 4Fe-4S dicluster domain-containing protein yields the protein MSFTRRKFMLGMGTVIFFSGPGQTLLANTTKKKPAQYVMIHDESRCNGCNICTRACRKTNHVPAQGSRLSIAHIPVSDNDNETLYHYFRQSCQHCEQAPCMAVCPTGASWRDEHGIVRVDKAKCIGCSYCIGACPYQVRYLNPQTKVADKCDFCAESRLAKGFPPICVSACPENALLFGLDDSPEIKTWLRENKYYQYELPDTGEPHLYRRFGQHLIKKENV from the coding sequence ATGTCCTTCACTCGACGGAAATTTATGCTTGGCATGGGGACGGTCATATTTTTCAGCGGCCCAGGCCAGACGTTGCTTGCCAATACAACGAAAAAGAAACCCGCACAGTATGTCATGATCCACGATGAATCACGCTGTAATGGCTGCAATATCTGCACCCGCGCGTGCCGGAAAACGAATCATGTTCCTGCGCAGGGAAGTCGCTTATCGATTGCCCATATTCCTGTGTCAGATAACGACAACGAGACGCTCTACCATTATTTCCGTCAGTCCTGTCAGCACTGTGAACAGGCACCTTGTATGGCGGTCTGTCCCACCGGAGCGTCCTGGCGCGACGAACACGGTATTGTGCGCGTTGACAAGGCGAAGTGCATTGGTTGCAGTTACTGCATCGGAGCGTGTCCTTATCAGGTGCGTTACCTGAACCCGCAAACGAAAGTGGCCGATAAATGCGATTTTTGCGCCGAGTCCCGGCTGGCGAAAGGGTTCCCGCCAATATGCGTTTCGGCGTGTCCGGAAAACGCGCTGCTGTTTGGGCTTGATGACAGTCCGGAAATCAAAACCTGGCTACGGGAAAATAAATACTATCAGTATGAATTGCCAGATACGGGAGAGCCTCATCTGTATCGCCGGTTCGGTCAACATTTGATTAAAAAGGAAAATGTATGA